The Pseudodesulfovibrio sp. zrk46 genome contains a region encoding:
- a CDS encoding (Fe-S)-binding protein yields the protein MESIDRIDAGGRTQAILSKCTDCGVCWKSCRFLKEFGTPYEIAVKVAKLPPEEWPDPFACSLCGLCGALCPEGLRPVEMFREMRRAMVRAGKVDLKLYAPILTYEALGASSLFSMLRLPEGGDTVLFPGCTVPGTRPDTTRQLFLALRDHLPDLGIALGCCAKPSHDLGREAVFKERFGRLHGKLSRAGVKRVVTTCPNCHNIFSQYGKDIDVVTAYELLAEVGVEADTRVEMDAVVHDPCVIRHEGGVQDAVRILSKRCGVSFKAGRKERRLTTCCGEGGMVSFVRPELADMWTKEQEALVGKRAVVTSCAGCVGSLGKSMDAHHVLDLLFDSRPENAIKPPFTYWERLKLKWWFRKNG from the coding sequence ATGGAATCCATAGACCGAATCGATGCAGGTGGCCGCACCCAAGCAATTCTCTCAAAATGTACTGATTGTGGTGTCTGCTGGAAGTCCTGCCGGTTTCTGAAAGAGTTCGGCACTCCGTATGAGATAGCGGTCAAGGTGGCTAAATTGCCGCCCGAAGAGTGGCCAGATCCTTTTGCGTGCAGCCTGTGCGGGTTGTGCGGGGCCCTTTGTCCCGAAGGTTTGCGTCCTGTGGAGATGTTCCGGGAGATGCGCCGGGCAATGGTCCGGGCTGGCAAAGTGGATTTGAAGCTCTATGCTCCCATTCTGACTTACGAAGCATTGGGTGCCAGTTCTCTGTTTTCCATGCTTCGACTTCCCGAAGGTGGCGACACCGTGCTGTTTCCAGGCTGCACAGTGCCGGGAACCCGGCCGGACACCACTCGTCAGTTGTTCCTTGCCCTGAGAGATCATCTACCAGATCTCGGTATCGCATTGGGATGCTGTGCCAAGCCGTCTCATGATCTGGGTCGTGAGGCTGTCTTCAAGGAGCGCTTTGGGCGGCTGCATGGAAAGCTCTCTCGTGCCGGGGTGAAACGGGTGGTGACCACCTGCCCCAATTGTCACAATATTTTCTCCCAGTACGGTAAGGACATTGACGTAGTGACCGCTTATGAACTGCTCGCAGAAGTTGGTGTCGAAGCCGATACTCGAGTTGAAATGGATGCGGTCGTGCATGATCCATGCGTTATTCGGCACGAAGGGGGCGTGCAGGATGCGGTTCGAATCCTGAGCAAGCGTTGCGGAGTATCGTTTAAGGCGGGGCGTAAGGAACGCAGACTCACCACATGTTGTGGCGAAGGCGGCATGGTCTCCTTTGTGCGACCGGAGTTGGCTGATATGTGGACCAAAGAGCAGGAAGCTCTTGTGGGTAAACGGGCCGTGGTTACATCCTGTGCCGGATGCGTGGGGTCACTTGGAAAGTCAATGGACGCACACCATGTCTTGGACTTGCTGTTTGATTCTCGTCCGGAAAATGCTATCAAGCCTCCCTTTACCTATTGGGAACGACTCAAACTCAAATGGTGGTTTCGTAAAAACGGCTAG
- a CDS encoding TadE/TadG family type IV pilus assembly protein: MTSNRRNNKTRRGIAAVEVGLLLPVFMMLLMGIMDFGRMYWTQSVVRGAAYEGVRVAILSETTNAQVESTVLEELNIGGITDTASVSVGAREPSTPVDVTVSVPFTFIAVDNLIPTLSGVSTISATAVMTHER; encoded by the coding sequence ATGACCAGCAACAGACGAAATAACAAGACGCGACGCGGCATAGCAGCCGTTGAAGTCGGTTTGTTGTTGCCCGTGTTCATGATGCTCCTGATGGGGATTATGGATTTTGGCCGCATGTACTGGACGCAGAGCGTAGTACGTGGCGCGGCCTATGAAGGTGTTCGTGTTGCCATCCTGTCCGAAACGACCAACGCACAAGTTGAATCCACGGTCCTGGAAGAGCTTAACATTGGTGGAATCACTGACACCGCATCCGTTTCCGTAGGAGCCAGAGAGCCCTCAACCCCCGTAGATGTCACCGTATCCGTACCCTTTACTTTCATCGCAGTGGACAACCTCATCCCGACCCTTTCCGGGGTCAGCACCATTTCGGCGACTGCCGTCATGACGCACGAGAGGTAA
- a CDS encoding TadE family protein produces the protein MRRDTEGRQGATIAEFAFTLALLMAPLFAGVWDVSKFIDINQVLTRAARDGVVAASRGEDPTAMIKDYVAAAGLFPEDLIISIVQGPEQPGLGEEVSVQLAYDFSGYTIFPWEDFLPNGLTTSAYAKME, from the coding sequence ATGCGACGCGACACCGAAGGAAGACAAGGCGCCACCATCGCCGAATTCGCATTCACCCTCGCCCTGCTCATGGCCCCTCTGTTTGCAGGAGTATGGGATGTATCCAAGTTCATCGACATCAATCAGGTATTGACGCGCGCCGCCCGTGACGGTGTGGTCGCTGCATCACGCGGCGAGGACCCCACCGCCATGATCAAGGATTACGTAGCAGCGGCAGGCCTGTTCCCCGAAGACCTCATCATCTCCATAGTCCAAGGGCCTGAACAGCCGGGTTTAGGGGAAGAGGTAAGTGTCCAGCTCGCCTATGATTTCTCCGGCTACACCATCTTTCCCTGGGAAGACTTCCTGCCTAACGGCCTGACCACTTCGGCCTACGCCAAGATGGAGTAG